The nucleotide window GGGCCGCGTAGCGCTGCTCGGCACCGCGCGCGTTCTGCGTGGCGTAGCACGAGCCGGCGCCGCCGAGTATCGCGACCACGATGACGAGGGCGACGCCCGACCAGCGTCGCCGGTTCGACCTCAGAAACGTCGCCCGCACGGGATTCCCCATCGGTTGCGCCGCCCGTTTCTGAAGGTGTTCGGGGCGGCGGTGGTCGCGTCGCGGGCGCAGTGCGAGGATGGGCTGGTCGATCGGAGTGCCAAGGTGAAGAAGCAGCCGGAACGGCCGGTGTTGATCACCAACGCCGCCCGCAGCCAGAGCGACCAGCTTCGCAGCCGTCAGATCCGCTACGTGAGCATGATGAGCGTGCGCGCCGGCTGCCTGATCCTGGGCGCGATCCTGATCAGCGTGAAACCGCCCCTGCTGCCGCTCTGGTTGATCCTCTGCGCGGCCGGCATGGTGTTCCTGCCCTGGGCGGCGGTGCTGATCGCCAACGACCGCCCGCCCAAGAGCAGGGCGAACCCGGCGGTGCCCCAGCCGGTCAACCCGCAACGGGTCCTGGCGTCTGAGTCCGCCGAGGAGACCGAGCACCGCACCATCGACGCCGAGCCCTAGAGGAGAACGCCGAGCCTAGAGGAGAACGCCGAGCCCTAGAGGAGACGCCGAGCCCTAGAGGATCGGCCGCGCACCGAGGGTCTGCACTGCCGCCGCGCCGAGCTCGGTGCCGGCGGCCAGCGCGGCGTCCGGCTCCGCGCCGGAACACCACGCGGTGAGCAGGCCGGCCGCGAAGGCGTCGCCGGCACCGGTCGGATCCAGCACCGGTACGCGGGCAGCCGCGACCGACCGCGTCACCCCGTCCCGGGTGCACCAGACGGCACCGTCCGACCCGAGCTTGACCACCACGTTGCGGGCGTACGCGGTCAGCTGCGCCGCCTGCTCCCGCGCGGTACCGGCGCCCGCGAGCACCTCAGCCTCGTCGGAGTTGCACAGCAGCAGGTCCGTACCGCGTACCAGGTCGAGGAAGGCCGGGGCACCCAGCTGCCGCAGCGGTTCGGCGGAGGCCACGTCGACGCTTGTGGTCAGGCCGCGTTCGGCGGCCGCGGCCAGCGCGGCCCGGCCGGCGGGCCGCGAGCCGGCGTGCAGCAGCGGATAGCCGGAGAGGTGCAGGTGGGTCGCGCCGGGCGCGGCCTTGACCGCCGCCGTGACGTCCGCCGGGTCCAGCAGCAGCGCCGCGCCCCGGTCGGTGATCATCGTGCGCTCGTGCGCCGAGCTCAGCACGACGACGCTGCCGGTCACCGTGCCCGGGTGCGCGCGCACCGTGCAGCGGACCCCGACCGCGACCAGCTCGGAGATCCGCTCCCGGCCGGCGTGGTCGCCGCCGACCGCGGCGACGAGCGTCACGCCGGCGCCGGCCCGGGCGAGCCAGGCGGCCGTGTTCGCCGCCTGCCCGCCCCCGCCGACGGTGATCCGCGCCGGGGTGTCCGAGCCAACGGCGATGCTGCCGGCGTGCGTGACCAGCACGTCGGTCACCAGGTCGCCGACGACCAGGACGGTCATCCGGGCAGGGCGAAGCCGAGGGCGACGCTCGCCGGGGTCGCGGCCGCCGCGATCCGGGCGGCCAGGGCGGCGTTGCGCAGGATGATCCGGACGTTGACCTCCAGGCTCCGGCCGTGCGTGCTGCCGTGGAAGTGCGCCAGCAGGAACGGCGTGACGGCCTTGCCGCTGATGCCGTCGCGGGCCAGCAGCTCCAGGCCCTCGGCGAGCGCGCGGTCGTGCACCTCCGGGTCGAGCTGCTCGTCGGTGGGCAGCGGGTTGCCGAGCACCAGCGCGCCGGCGCCGACGCCCTGGTCCGCGCGGGCGGCGATCACGTCGGCGACCTGCTCCGGCGAGTCCAGCCGCCAGTCGACGTCGAAGCCGCCGTCGGTGACGAAGAAGCCCGGGAAGCGGTGGGTGCCGTAGCCGGCGACGGAGACGCCGAGCGTCTCCAGCCGCTCCAGCGTCGCGCCGACGTCGAGGATCGACTTGACGCCGGCGCAGACCACGACGATCGGGGTACGGGCCAGCGTGGTCAGGTCGTTCGACTCGTCGAAGGTCGCGCCGGCGTCGCGGTGCACGCCGCCGAGGCCGCCGGTGGCGAAGACGCCGATGCCGGCCGCCGCCGCCACGGCGCTGGTGGCGGCGACGGTGGTCGCGCCGTCGACGCCGGTCGCCGCCGCGACGGCGAGATCGCGGACGGAGAGCTTGGCCACACCGTCGGCGCCGGCCAGCTGCTCGATCTGCGGGTCCTCGAGGCCGACGATCAGCTCGCCGCCGATCATCCCGATGGTGGCGGGAACGGCGCCGTTGTCGCGTACGGTTTGTTCGATCTCCCGGGCCACCCGCAGGTTGTCCGGCCGGGGCAGGCCATGCGAGACGATCGTGCTCTCCAGCGCCACCACCGGACGGCGGTCGCGGCGCGCCCGGGTCACGTGGTCGCCGTAACGGATGGCGAAGCGGCCCATCTGCCGCGTGGAATCGGTCACGATTGCAACGGTACGGTGCCGTGCCGATCCGTTGTCGTTGGACCGACCAGGCGAGAGGTGTCAGACTTGTGGGTTGAAGCTTCTTCCGCGCTGACCGGGGGGCACGCGGGTCGACCCCAGCTTTGTTGGGCACAGTCTTGAGACAGATGAAGGGCAGATGCCGTGAGCACGCAGATTCTGGAGCGTCCGGAGACCAAGGACGCAGACACCGGTCCCGAGATGTTCCACTACGTGCGCAAGGAGAAGATCGCCGAGAGTGCCGTCATGGGCACCTTCGTGGTCGCTCTGTGCGGGGAGAAGTTCCCCGTGACCAAGTCACCGAAGCCGGGCTCTCCCGTGTGCCCGCAGTGCAAGGAGATCTACGAGTCGATGAAGCACTGACCACCCGGGTGGCCCGATGACCGGCAGCTACAGCCTGCTGGCCGCGGACCTGATCGGGGTGGCGGCCTTCGCGGCCTCCGGCGCCAGCGCCGCCGTCGCGAAGCGCCTCGACCTCTTCGGCGTGGGCTTCGTCGGCTTCGTGGCGGCGCTCGGCGGCGGCATTCTGCGCGATCTCGTGATCGGCTCGGTGCCGCCGCTGGCCTTCTCCGACTGGCGTTATCCCGTCACGGCCGTGTTCGTGTCGGTGGCGGTCTTCTACCTGCACCCGCAGTTCAACCGGCTGCGGCGCGCCGTCCTGCTGCTCGACGCGGCCGGACTGGGCCTGTTCACCGTCACCGGCACCCTGAAGGCCCTCGACGCCGGGGTGCCGCCGGTCGGCTCCTGCCTGGTGGGGATGCTCACAGCCATCGGCGGTGGTCTCGCCCGCGACCTGCTCACCGGCGAGATCCCGGTCGTGCTCCAGCGCGACATCTACGCGGTGGTCGCCCTCGGCGGCGCGGCCGTCGTCACCGGTCTGACCTGGCTTGACCTGGCCGGACGCGTCCCGCTGGCGATCGCGGCGGCCGCCATGACGGGCGTACGCCTGCTCGCGCTGTACCGGCGGTGGTCGGCGCCGGTCGCGGCTCCGTAGCCGCGGATGTCGTAGCCCGCCGCTATGCTGGGTCCCGCCTCTGCGGCTGTTGCGCGGGGGCATTTGTGTGAGTGGAGAGGATCGTCGCAGCTTGAGTCCGCCTCTGCCGAACCTGGAGACCTTCCCGGCGCTGCGTGCCTGGCAGCGCAAGGCACTCGTCGAATACCTGCGCCGGCGCAGCCCCGACTTCATGGCGGTCGCGACCCCCGGCGCCGGCAAGACCACGTTCGCGCTGCGGATCGCGGCGGAGCTGCTCGCCGACGGCACGGTCGAGGCGGTCACGGTGGTCTGCCCGACCGAGCACCTGAAGACGCAGTGGGCGCAGGCGGCGGCCCGGGTCGGCATCCAGCTGGACCCGTCGTTCCGCAACTCCGACGTGCACTCGTCCCGCGACTTCCACGGCGCCGTGCTGACGTACGCGCAGGTGGGCATGGCGCCGGCGGTGCACCGGCGGCGCACCATGACCCGCCCGACGATGGTCATCCTCGACGAGATCCACCACGCCGGCGACTCGCGCACCTGGGGCGACGGCGTGAAGTCGGCCTTCGAGGAGGCCGAGCGCCGGCTGATGCTCACCGGCACCCCGTTCCGCTCCGACGACAACCCGATCCCGTTCGTCGCCTACGAGCGCGGCAGCGACGGCCTCCAGCGCTCTCGCTCCGACTCGGTCTACGGCTACTCCGACGCGCTGCGCGACGGCGTCGTGCGCCCGGTCATCTTCCTGGCCTACTCCGGCGAGACCCGGTGGCGCACCAGCGCGGGCGACGAGCTCGCGGCCCGCCTCGGCGAGCCGATGACCAAGGACCTGGTCGCGCAGGCCTGGCGCACCGCCCTCGACCACCGTGGCGACTGGATGCCGCAGGTGCTCAGGGCGGCCGACGCGCGGCTCTCCCGGCTGCGCGAGGACGGCATCCCCGACGCGGGCGGCCTGGTCATCGCGAGCGACCAGCAGACCGCCCGGGCGTACGCGAAGCTGATCAGCGAGATCAGCGGCGAGCCGGCCGTGGTGGTCCTCTCCGACGACCAGGGCGCCTCGTCGCGGATCGCCTCGTTCGCGCAGTCCGAGCAGCGCTGGATGGTCGCGGTCCGGATGGTCTCGGAGGGCGTCGACATCCCCCGCCTGGCCGTCGGCGTCTACGCGACGAGCGCCTCGACCCCGCTCTACTTCGCGCAGGCGATCGGCCGGTTCGTCCGCGCCCGGCGCACCGGCGAGACGGCGACGGTGTTCGTGCCGAGCGTGCCGCACCTGCTGGGTCTGGCCAGCGAGATGGAG belongs to Amorphoplanes digitatis and includes:
- a CDS encoding DEAD/DEAH box helicase, which translates into the protein MSPPLPNLETFPALRAWQRKALVEYLRRRSPDFMAVATPGAGKTTFALRIAAELLADGTVEAVTVVCPTEHLKTQWAQAAARVGIQLDPSFRNSDVHSSRDFHGAVLTYAQVGMAPAVHRRRTMTRPTMVILDEIHHAGDSRTWGDGVKSAFEEAERRLMLTGTPFRSDDNPIPFVAYERGSDGLQRSRSDSVYGYSDALRDGVVRPVIFLAYSGETRWRTSAGDELAARLGEPMTKDLVAQAWRTALDHRGDWMPQVLRAADARLSRLREDGIPDAGGLVIASDQQTARAYAKLISEISGEPAVVVLSDDQGASSRIASFAQSEQRWMVAVRMVSEGVDIPRLAVGVYATSASTPLYFAQAIGRFVRARRTGETATVFVPSVPHLLGLASEMEAERDHILGARKDPDGLDDDLLERAQRAEDAEGDLEKRFEALSATAELDQVIFDGTSFGTGARTGTPEEEEYLGLPGLLTPDQVAVLLNRRQSEQMAAQKRQKAAEPVSADPEPVATLSAGERRNSLRRRLNTLVAAHHHRTDLPHGKIHAELRRLCGGPPSAQATIEQLEERIATIQTF
- a CDS encoding DUF3099 domain-containing protein; amino-acid sequence: MKKQPERPVLITNAARSQSDQLRSRQIRYVSMMSVRAGCLILGAILISVKPPLLPLWLILCAAGMVFLPWAAVLIANDRPPKSRANPAVPQPVNPQRVLASESAEETEHRTIDAEP
- a CDS encoding carbohydrate kinase family protein; amino-acid sequence: MTVLVVGDLVTDVLVTHAGSIAVGSDTPARITVGGGGQAANTAAWLARAGAGVTLVAAVGGDHAGRERISELVAVGVRCTVRAHPGTVTGSVVVLSSAHERTMITDRGAALLLDPADVTAAVKAAPGATHLHLSGYPLLHAGSRPAGRAALAAAAERGLTTSVDVASAEPLRQLGAPAFLDLVRGTDLLLCNSDEAEVLAGAGTAREQAAQLTAYARNVVVKLGSDGAVWCTRDGVTRSVAAARVPVLDPTGAGDAFAAGLLTAWCSGAEPDAALAAGTELGAAAVQTLGARPIL
- a CDS encoding DUF3039 domain-containing protein, yielding MSTQILERPETKDADTGPEMFHYVRKEKIAESAVMGTFVVALCGEKFPVTKSPKPGSPVCPQCKEIYESMKH
- a CDS encoding pseudouridine-5'-phosphate glycosidase, giving the protein MGRFAIRYGDHVTRARRDRRPVVALESTIVSHGLPRPDNLRVAREIEQTVRDNGAVPATIGMIGGELIVGLEDPQIEQLAGADGVAKLSVRDLAVAAATGVDGATTVAATSAVAAAAGIGVFATGGLGGVHRDAGATFDESNDLTTLARTPIVVVCAGVKSILDVGATLERLETLGVSVAGYGTHRFPGFFVTDGGFDVDWRLDSPEQVADVIAARADQGVGAGALVLGNPLPTDEQLDPEVHDRALAEGLELLARDGISGKAVTPFLLAHFHGSTHGRSLEVNVRIILRNAALAARIAAAATPASVALGFALPG
- a CDS encoding trimeric intracellular cation channel family protein, producing the protein MTGSYSLLAADLIGVAAFAASGASAAVAKRLDLFGVGFVGFVAALGGGILRDLVIGSVPPLAFSDWRYPVTAVFVSVAVFYLHPQFNRLRRAVLLLDAAGLGLFTVTGTLKALDAGVPPVGSCLVGMLTAIGGGLARDLLTGEIPVVLQRDIYAVVALGGAAVVTGLTWLDLAGRVPLAIAAAAMTGVRLLALYRRWSAPVAAP